In Lineus longissimus chromosome 9, tnLinLong1.2, whole genome shotgun sequence, one genomic interval encodes:
- the LOC135493786 gene encoding uncharacterized protein LOC135493786, with translation MHYEMKSSAILLLLVLFTLGHTSDTGNTVEMIKYFCPSTQAIVTSLKGEVSSAVVNLDVKVGELKDEAEATAMTIVSLKDIVKDLIAQVDQLTKASADVSKNFVHSFGDCPNTYTDFNIDHQTYISLADCGFKCSAMSRCRSFQWRKNECWLKSKNCLDHELLYTDNPAYNQFRKAT, from the exons ATGCATTACGAGATGAAGTCATCAGCAATCCTGCTGCTCTTGGTCCTTTTTACACTCGGACACACGAGTGATACTGGGAACACGGTGGAAATGATCAAATATTTCTGTCCATCTACTCAAGCAATTGTCACAAGTTTAAAGGGCGAGGTGTCTTCGGCTGTAGTCAATCTGGATGTCAAGGTTGGAGAATTGAAGGACGAAGCGGAGGCTACAGCCATGACAATAGTCAGTTTGAAAGATATCGTGAAGGACCTTATCGCACAAGTGG ATCAGCTTACTAAAGCAAGCGCAGA CGTCTCAAAGAACTTCGTCCATTCGTTTGGCGATTGCCCGAACACCTACACAGACTTCAACATCGACCACCAGACTTACATATCTTTGGCGGATTGTGGATTTAAGTGTTCAGCAATGAGTAGGTGCAGGTCTTTCCAATGGAGAAAAAACGAATGCTGGTTAAAATCGAAAAACTGTTTGGACCATGAGCTGCTGTATACGGATAATCCGGCCTACAATCAGTTCAGAAAGG CGACTTAA
- the LOC135493724 gene encoding glycine receptor subunit alpha-2-like isoform X2, whose product MAMKSSGWLLLYITAAAVVLVHLPGSEAFANLRISVYNETHEDFIDRLLNGYNKYLRPGLEAEIIDDVQIGVYIKSISSVDTAHMQYTLELVLYQWWTDERFNYYPAYNHSLVLSYYYDDIWTPDTFFKNARSASVHTVTHDNRYIHVTPQGVVTLAQKITATLNCQMNLYYFPHDTQYCHIILSSFGFPTDELRLSWNSYGVKYDPAMHLPEFTVAKVDTSRCVHETVTGSFSCIEAEIQLDRDTGFYIIQTYIPTIIFVMLSWLNFYMDPKAVPARVALGLLTVLAITTKSSGSLGQLPKVSYVKAIDVWMSTCLSFVLIAFAEYCLVHYVLNYCEKKEDSPKPNLPPSGPKVQPTPEDVDRSGGDNSIRNGEASFHGKNSNGWIGGTSNHPGSNTLTPTDGKASGGAESRSNHKVTVVEPDATERCSCLALKKKRPVSVAIDYWSRLAFPVAFFIFNLFYWIKYPLWL is encoded by the exons ATGGCGATGAAGAGTTCCGGATGGTTACTCCTTTACATTACGGCAGCTGCCGTAGTACTAGTTCACCTTCCTGGATCGGAAGCATTTGCGAACCTGAG GATCAGCGTTTACAACGAGACCCACGAAGACTTCATTGACCGTCTTCTGAATGGGTACAATAAATATCTACGACCTGGCCTAGAAGCGG AAATTATCGATGATGTCCAGATTGGAGTGTATATCAAAAGTATAAGTTCAGTAGATACAGCACATATG CAATACACCCTAGAATTGGTCCTATACCAATGGTGGACGGACGAAAGGTTCAACTACTACCCCGCCTACAACCACAGCTTGGTCCTCAGCTATTACTACGACGATATATGGACACCGGACACGTTCTTCAAGAATGCCAGGAGCGCCTCCGTGCATACGGTGACGCACGACAACAGATATATCCATGTGACACCGCAAGGAGTTGTCACCCTTGCGCAAAA AATAACTGCGACTCTGAACTGTCAGATGAATCTTTACTACTTCCCACATGATACACAGTACTGCCACATCATCCTGTCTAGCT TCGGCTTCCCAACGGATGAGCTGAGGCTGTCCTGGAACAGTTACGGTGTCAAGTACGATCCAGCTATGCATCTCCCCGAGTTCACCGTAGCAAAGGTGGATACGTCCAGATGCGTACATGAAACGGTTACAG GTAGCTTTTCTTGCATCGAAGCTGAGATACAACTCGACCGCGACACTGGGTTCTACATCATCCAGACATACATTCCGACCATCATattcgtcatgttgtcatggttgaACTTCTACATGGATCCGAAGGCAGTTCCCGCACGGGTCGCCCTCGGCCTTTTGACGGTCTTGGCAATTACGACGAAGAGCTCCGGTTCGCTTGGTCAACTTCCAAAGGTCTCCTACGTCAAGGCGATAGACGTTTGGATGTCCACGTGCCTTAGTTTCGTCCTCATAGCATTTGCGGAATACTGTTTGGTACATTATGTTCTGAACTATTGTGAGAAGAAGGAGGACTCGCCTAAACCGAATCTGCCTCCGAGTGGACCTAAAGTTCAACCGACTCCGGAGGACGTAGACCGCAGCGGTGGCGATAACAGTATTCGGAATGGAGAGGCATCTTTTCACGGAAAG AACAGCAATGGGTGGATTGGAGGTACCAGCAACCATCCCGGCAGTAACACACTCACGCCAACTGATGGCAAAGCCTCAGGGGGTGCCGAGTCCCGTTCTAATCATAAAGTCACAGTGGTGGAACCAGACGCAACAGAGCGATGTAGCTGCCTCGCCCTCAAAAAGAAAAGACCGGTGTCTGTAGCAATAGACTATTGGTCAAGACTGGCCTTCCCAGTGGCCTTTTTCATCTTCAATCTGTTTTATTGGATCAAATACCCTCTTTGGCTTTAG
- the LOC135493724 gene encoding glycine receptor subunit alpha-1-like isoform X1, which translates to MAMKSSGWLLLYITAAAVVLVHLPGSEAFANLRISVYNETHEDFIDRLLNGYNKYLRPGLEAEEQMAVSIGMQLNTIGGVDDKEMQYTLELVLYQWWTDERFNYYPAYNHSLVLSYYYDDIWTPDTFFKNARSASVHTVTHDNRYIHVTPQGVVTLAQKITATLNCQMNLYYFPHDTQYCHIILSSFGFPTDELRLSWNSYGVKYDPAMHLPEFTVAKVDTSRCVHETVTGSFSCIEAEIQLDRDTGFYIIQTYIPTIIFVMLSWLNFYMDPKAVPARVALGLLTVLAITTKSSGSLGQLPKVSYVKAIDVWMSTCLSFVLIAFAEYCLVHYVLNYCEKKEDSPKPNLPPSGPKVQPTPEDVDRSGGDNSIRNGEASFHGKNSNGWIGGTSNHPGSNTLTPTDGKASGGAESRSNHKVTVVEPDATERCSCLALKKKRPVSVAIDYWSRLAFPVAFFIFNLFYWIKYPLWL; encoded by the exons ATGGCGATGAAGAGTTCCGGATGGTTACTCCTTTACATTACGGCAGCTGCCGTAGTACTAGTTCACCTTCCTGGATCGGAAGCATTTGCGAACCTGAG GATCAGCGTTTACAACGAGACCCACGAAGACTTCATTGACCGTCTTCTGAATGGGTACAATAAATATCTACGACCTGGCCTAGAAGCGG AGGAACAAATGGCTGTGTCAATTGGCATGCAGTTAAATACGATAGGTGGCGTTGATGATAAAGAAATG CAATACACCCTAGAATTGGTCCTATACCAATGGTGGACGGACGAAAGGTTCAACTACTACCCCGCCTACAACCACAGCTTGGTCCTCAGCTATTACTACGACGATATATGGACACCGGACACGTTCTTCAAGAATGCCAGGAGCGCCTCCGTGCATACGGTGACGCACGACAACAGATATATCCATGTGACACCGCAAGGAGTTGTCACCCTTGCGCAAAA AATAACTGCGACTCTGAACTGTCAGATGAATCTTTACTACTTCCCACATGATACACAGTACTGCCACATCATCCTGTCTAGCT TCGGCTTCCCAACGGATGAGCTGAGGCTGTCCTGGAACAGTTACGGTGTCAAGTACGATCCAGCTATGCATCTCCCCGAGTTCACCGTAGCAAAGGTGGATACGTCCAGATGCGTACATGAAACGGTTACAG GTAGCTTTTCTTGCATCGAAGCTGAGATACAACTCGACCGCGACACTGGGTTCTACATCATCCAGACATACATTCCGACCATCATattcgtcatgttgtcatggttgaACTTCTACATGGATCCGAAGGCAGTTCCCGCACGGGTCGCCCTCGGCCTTTTGACGGTCTTGGCAATTACGACGAAGAGCTCCGGTTCGCTTGGTCAACTTCCAAAGGTCTCCTACGTCAAGGCGATAGACGTTTGGATGTCCACGTGCCTTAGTTTCGTCCTCATAGCATTTGCGGAATACTGTTTGGTACATTATGTTCTGAACTATTGTGAGAAGAAGGAGGACTCGCCTAAACCGAATCTGCCTCCGAGTGGACCTAAAGTTCAACCGACTCCGGAGGACGTAGACCGCAGCGGTGGCGATAACAGTATTCGGAATGGAGAGGCATCTTTTCACGGAAAG AACAGCAATGGGTGGATTGGAGGTACCAGCAACCATCCCGGCAGTAACACACTCACGCCAACTGATGGCAAAGCCTCAGGGGGTGCCGAGTCCCGTTCTAATCATAAAGTCACAGTGGTGGAACCAGACGCAACAGAGCGATGTAGCTGCCTCGCCCTCAAAAAGAAAAGACCGGTGTCTGTAGCAATAGACTATTGGTCAAGACTGGCCTTCCCAGTGGCCTTTTTCATCTTCAATCTGTTTTATTGGATCAAATACCCTCTTTGGCTTTAG
- the LOC135493724 gene encoding glycine receptor subunit alpha-1-like isoform X3 — protein sequence MQYTLELVLYQWWTDERFNYYPAYNHSLVLSYYYDDIWTPDTFFKNARSASVHTVTHDNRYIHVTPQGVVTLAQKITATLNCQMNLYYFPHDTQYCHIILSSFGFPTDELRLSWNSYGVKYDPAMHLPEFTVAKVDTSRCVHETVTGSFSCIEAEIQLDRDTGFYIIQTYIPTIIFVMLSWLNFYMDPKAVPARVALGLLTVLAITTKSSGSLGQLPKVSYVKAIDVWMSTCLSFVLIAFAEYCLVHYVLNYCEKKEDSPKPNLPPSGPKVQPTPEDVDRSGGDNSIRNGEASFHGKNSNGWIGGTSNHPGSNTLTPTDGKASGGAESRSNHKVTVVEPDATERCSCLALKKKRPVSVAIDYWSRLAFPVAFFIFNLFYWIKYPLWL from the exons ATG CAATACACCCTAGAATTGGTCCTATACCAATGGTGGACGGACGAAAGGTTCAACTACTACCCCGCCTACAACCACAGCTTGGTCCTCAGCTATTACTACGACGATATATGGACACCGGACACGTTCTTCAAGAATGCCAGGAGCGCCTCCGTGCATACGGTGACGCACGACAACAGATATATCCATGTGACACCGCAAGGAGTTGTCACCCTTGCGCAAAA AATAACTGCGACTCTGAACTGTCAGATGAATCTTTACTACTTCCCACATGATACACAGTACTGCCACATCATCCTGTCTAGCT TCGGCTTCCCAACGGATGAGCTGAGGCTGTCCTGGAACAGTTACGGTGTCAAGTACGATCCAGCTATGCATCTCCCCGAGTTCACCGTAGCAAAGGTGGATACGTCCAGATGCGTACATGAAACGGTTACAG GTAGCTTTTCTTGCATCGAAGCTGAGATACAACTCGACCGCGACACTGGGTTCTACATCATCCAGACATACATTCCGACCATCATattcgtcatgttgtcatggttgaACTTCTACATGGATCCGAAGGCAGTTCCCGCACGGGTCGCCCTCGGCCTTTTGACGGTCTTGGCAATTACGACGAAGAGCTCCGGTTCGCTTGGTCAACTTCCAAAGGTCTCCTACGTCAAGGCGATAGACGTTTGGATGTCCACGTGCCTTAGTTTCGTCCTCATAGCATTTGCGGAATACTGTTTGGTACATTATGTTCTGAACTATTGTGAGAAGAAGGAGGACTCGCCTAAACCGAATCTGCCTCCGAGTGGACCTAAAGTTCAACCGACTCCGGAGGACGTAGACCGCAGCGGTGGCGATAACAGTATTCGGAATGGAGAGGCATCTTTTCACGGAAAG AACAGCAATGGGTGGATTGGAGGTACCAGCAACCATCCCGGCAGTAACACACTCACGCCAACTGATGGCAAAGCCTCAGGGGGTGCCGAGTCCCGTTCTAATCATAAAGTCACAGTGGTGGAACCAGACGCAACAGAGCGATGTAGCTGCCTCGCCCTCAAAAAGAAAAGACCGGTGTCTGTAGCAATAGACTATTGGTCAAGACTGGCCTTCCCAGTGGCCTTTTTCATCTTCAATCTGTTTTATTGGATCAAATACCCTCTTTGGCTTTAG